One stretch of Rosistilla oblonga DNA includes these proteins:
- a CDS encoding c-type cytochrome domain-containing protein — protein MNRRFARAICTLVLTYPCISGLTALGQLPVADLPEDREVKYSTDIYPVLKKNCVACHNASRDESGVNLESVEKMLASDSDELLVAGKSDTSRLFVLAAHIDEPIMPPEDNEVGAAPLSPMELALLKRWIDQGAKVDVANPGMVKYEWQALPAHLRTVYASTMSGDGRLAAASFGNQIRVFGKSSSAPIAELSSVDEAGKPTPPHLDFVQDLAFSPVDNRLVSAGFRNVKTWTLNPPQSIELPSIDPATSMSLAIDRTGNHVANFTKQGDVQVAAIGADGWQWTQKIALPEAFAGDAAPAVVTAVSADGKTAAIAWQQELRIVKSDAAEAVALTSEKPIASIVWDRNGRLVTGDESGGVTFWVAEGESFKPVNESMGDKPVLHLVVPGEGAAVLMAVDAAGKIAAWHAAETKIKETKQLPAAAKFLSPTRDGAGLWTTLDSGVFGLFDIASGKLAESPKFDPVQAEAYAQANWDVLVGERLVAATEAELKTAQTNETAEKTNLTNSEADVAAKAKARDEAKKPAEDTKKAADAAKAALAAEQAKQKAMMEKRVALAAKIKQLDDAAPAMVKEKETVAAAAAEVATKMTAMQAEIAAVEAEMKKKLDEMKAAAAAIAKQKADQEAKVAAIAAKIAAEAAAKTAAAAELKAIPDDAALAAAVKKAADAADKAQKDAAAKAEALKKAETAVSLSEESKSRAAKRAAESTEEVASQTKLVAEAKAEQEERKKQSEAAKGAQDQSLAADKALAVLNDGKFLVTQSSASGQWNLWTAAGDWIAALDKGGEMVAAGSQSVLIRGDNGKVKAYRLPANLWGQERMIGSPTGESPFSDRVLTVDIDPTGKWLVTGGGEPSRSGEVQIWNLADGSLVRTFENPHTDTVLCARFSPDGKTLATSSSDRMIKLWDIETGKLLKTLEGHTHHVNSIAWNVNNRQLSSASADATVKIWDVSTGQAKRTIGGLSGELTRLVYVGRDDRVGFVSGDNHFRVYRTDNGGRETNAKVAEGYLYALASNREGTLFVLGGADGNAKIVDKAGKETQKYE, from the coding sequence ATGAACAGACGCTTTGCTCGTGCAATCTGCACGTTGGTTTTGACCTATCCATGCATTTCGGGGCTCACCGCGTTGGGACAGCTGCCCGTTGCTGATCTGCCCGAGGACCGCGAGGTCAAATACAGCACCGACATCTATCCGGTCTTAAAAAAGAACTGCGTCGCCTGCCATAACGCCAGTCGCGACGAGAGCGGTGTGAATCTGGAATCGGTCGAGAAGATGTTGGCCAGCGACAGCGACGAGCTGTTGGTCGCGGGGAAGTCGGACACCAGTCGATTGTTTGTCCTAGCTGCTCACATCGATGAACCGATCATGCCGCCGGAAGACAACGAAGTCGGCGCGGCGCCGCTGAGTCCGATGGAGTTGGCGTTGCTGAAGCGTTGGATCGATCAAGGTGCCAAGGTCGACGTCGCCAATCCGGGGATGGTGAAATACGAATGGCAGGCGTTGCCCGCCCATCTGCGTACCGTCTACGCATCGACGATGTCGGGCGACGGGCGTCTGGCCGCAGCCAGCTTTGGAAATCAAATCCGCGTGTTTGGAAAAAGCTCGTCGGCGCCGATCGCTGAATTGTCGAGCGTCGACGAAGCGGGCAAGCCGACGCCGCCGCACCTCGATTTCGTTCAAGATCTCGCCTTTTCGCCAGTCGACAATCGGTTGGTCTCGGCCGGTTTCCGAAACGTTAAAACCTGGACCCTCAACCCTCCGCAATCGATCGAGTTGCCAAGCATCGATCCGGCAACAAGCATGTCGCTGGCGATCGATCGCACTGGAAATCACGTTGCCAACTTTACCAAGCAGGGGGACGTGCAAGTCGCTGCGATTGGAGCCGATGGGTGGCAGTGGACTCAAAAGATCGCATTGCCCGAGGCGTTTGCTGGCGATGCGGCTCCCGCGGTTGTCACAGCGGTCTCCGCCGACGGTAAGACCGCTGCGATCGCTTGGCAGCAAGAACTGCGAATCGTGAAGTCCGACGCGGCGGAAGCTGTCGCGTTGACCTCCGAAAAACCGATCGCTTCGATCGTCTGGGATCGCAACGGCCGTCTGGTCACCGGCGACGAGAGTGGTGGCGTGACGTTCTGGGTTGCCGAGGGAGAATCGTTCAAGCCGGTCAACGAATCGATGGGAGACAAGCCGGTATTGCATCTTGTTGTGCCGGGCGAAGGAGCGGCAGTTCTGATGGCGGTCGACGCGGCGGGAAAGATCGCCGCGTGGCATGCTGCGGAGACAAAGATCAAAGAGACGAAACAATTGCCGGCGGCGGCGAAGTTTCTTTCGCCAACGCGCGACGGCGCGGGGCTGTGGACGACGCTCGATTCGGGAGTCTTTGGTCTGTTTGACATCGCGTCGGGCAAGCTGGCGGAATCGCCGAAGTTCGATCCGGTCCAGGCTGAAGCGTATGCTCAAGCCAATTGGGATGTCTTGGTTGGCGAGCGATTGGTCGCCGCGACGGAAGCGGAATTGAAGACCGCGCAGACCAACGAGACAGCGGAAAAAACAAACCTCACGAATTCCGAAGCCGATGTGGCGGCCAAGGCGAAGGCTCGCGATGAAGCCAAGAAGCCGGCTGAGGATACGAAAAAAGCGGCCGACGCGGCGAAGGCAGCTCTGGCAGCCGAGCAGGCCAAACAGAAAGCGATGATGGAGAAGCGTGTCGCTTTGGCGGCGAAGATCAAGCAGTTGGATGACGCAGCGCCGGCGATGGTTAAAGAAAAAGAGACGGTCGCAGCGGCTGCAGCCGAGGTCGCGACGAAGATGACCGCGATGCAAGCGGAGATCGCGGCGGTCGAGGCTGAGATGAAAAAGAAGCTCGACGAAATGAAGGCTGCTGCGGCGGCGATTGCAAAGCAGAAAGCGGATCAAGAAGCCAAAGTCGCTGCGATCGCGGCCAAGATCGCCGCCGAAGCGGCTGCCAAAACCGCAGCGGCTGCGGAATTGAAGGCGATCCCCGACGATGCCGCTCTGGCTGCTGCGGTCAAGAAAGCTGCAGATGCCGCGGACAAAGCTCAGAAGGATGCTGCGGCGAAAGCCGAGGCTTTGAAGAAGGCCGAGACAGCGGTCTCGCTGTCCGAAGAGTCCAAATCGCGAGCGGCCAAGCGTGCCGCGGAGTCGACTGAAGAAGTCGCTTCGCAAACCAAACTGGTTGCGGAGGCGAAGGCCGAGCAGGAAGAACGCAAGAAACAGTCCGAGGCGGCGAAGGGAGCTCAGGATCAATCGCTGGCCGCCGACAAGGCACTCGCCGTTTTGAATGACGGCAAGTTCCTGGTGACTCAGTCGAGTGCGTCGGGACAGTGGAATCTATGGACCGCAGCGGGAGATTGGATCGCAGCGTTGGACAAGGGGGGCGAGATGGTCGCCGCCGGATCGCAGAGCGTCTTGATTCGCGGCGACAACGGAAAAGTCAAAGCCTATCGATTGCCGGCGAACCTGTGGGGCCAAGAGCGGATGATCGGTTCGCCGACCGGCGAGAGTCCGTTTTCGGACCGCGTGTTGACCGTCGACATCGATCCGACCGGCAAGTGGTTGGTGACTGGCGGCGGCGAACCATCGCGAAGCGGCGAGGTGCAGATCTGGAATCTCGCCGACGGATCGCTGGTTCGCACGTTTGAGAATCCGCATACCGACACCGTGCTGTGCGCCCGCTTCTCTCCCGATGGCAAGACCTTGGCGACCAGCAGTTCGGATCGAATGATCAAACTGTGGGATATCGAGACAGGCAAGTTACTGAAGACGCTCGAAGGTCACACCCATCACGTCAACTCGATCGCTTGGAACGTCAACAACCGACAACTCTCCAGCGCATCGGCCGATGCAACCGTCAAAATCTGGGACGTGTCGACGGGCCAGGCGAAGCGAACGATCGGCGGACTGTCGGGCGAACTGACCCGATTGGTCTACGTGGGACGCGATGACCGCGTCGGTTTTGTCAGCGGCGACAACCACTTCCGCGTCTATCGCACCGACAACGGCGGCCGCGAAACAAACGCCAAGGTTGCCGAAGGCTATCTGTACGCGTTGGCCTCCAACCGCGAAGGGACACTGTTTGTTCTGGGGGGAGCCGACGGGAATGCCAAGATCGTCGACAAAGCGGGAAAAGAGACGCAGAAGTACGAATGA
- a CDS encoding glucose-1-phosphate adenylyltransferase produces MRNTIALILGGGRGTRLFPLTKIRAKPAVPLAAKYRLIDIPISNCISSGVNKIYCLTQFLSVSLHRHIRQTYSFDNFNGGFVELLAAQQTEGSGEDWYEGTADAVRKNLSYIQQDFVEHVLILSGDQLYRMDYGDMMKTHIESGADVTIAGIPVSRDEAHALGVMRVDDSGRVVGFLEKPQTPEEIDMVKMDPAWLDKQGIPSHGRDCVASMGLYIFNRDTLVDFLQKTQYQDFGREVFPAAIRSRKVQLHLFDGYWEDIGTIKAFYECNLSLAQRTPPYNFNDSESPVYSRPRFLPPTFMEGAQVTGSLIADGCRIEKGAVIENSVVGLRCIIGEGVVIKDSIIMGADDYESSTRQQTAAAQGKPPVGIGAGSVVQGAILDKNCRVGKNVRIVNDSNVQESDTHEECPVRDGIPIVCKNASLPDGWKLS; encoded by the coding sequence ATGCGTAATACAATTGCGCTGATTTTAGGTGGTGGCCGCGGAACACGTCTATTTCCGCTTACCAAGATTCGTGCGAAACCCGCCGTTCCCTTGGCTGCGAAGTACCGCCTGATCGACATCCCGATCAGCAACTGCATCAGCAGTGGCGTGAACAAAATTTATTGCCTGACACAGTTCTTGTCGGTCAGTCTGCACCGTCATATTCGGCAGACTTATTCGTTCGATAACTTCAACGGCGGTTTCGTCGAGTTGTTGGCGGCACAGCAGACCGAGGGCTCTGGAGAGGACTGGTATGAGGGCACCGCCGACGCGGTCCGCAAGAACCTCAGCTACATCCAACAGGACTTCGTCGAGCATGTGTTGATCCTGTCGGGCGATCAATTGTATCGCATGGATTACGGCGACATGATGAAGACGCACATCGAATCGGGAGCCGACGTGACGATCGCGGGTATTCCGGTTTCCCGCGACGAAGCGCACGCTTTGGGAGTGATGCGTGTCGACGATTCGGGCCGTGTTGTCGGGTTCCTTGAGAAACCGCAGACGCCCGAAGAGATCGATATGGTCAAGATGGATCCGGCGTGGCTCGACAAACAAGGCATTCCCAGCCATGGCCGCGATTGCGTTGCCAGTATGGGCTTGTACATCTTCAATCGCGACACGCTTGTCGATTTCCTGCAAAAGACGCAGTACCAGGATTTTGGTCGCGAAGTCTTCCCTGCCGCGATTCGATCGCGGAAGGTGCAGTTGCACTTGTTCGATGGGTACTGGGAAGACATCGGTACGATCAAGGCGTTTTACGAGTGCAATCTGAGTTTGGCTCAGCGTACCCCGCCTTATAACTTTAACGATTCGGAGTCGCCGGTTTACAGCCGCCCTCGTTTCTTGCCGCCAACCTTCATGGAAGGCGCTCAAGTGACGGGCAGTCTGATCGCCGACGGTTGCCGCATCGAAAAAGGTGCTGTGATCGAAAACAGTGTCGTTGGTTTGCGTTGTATTATCGGTGAAGGCGTTGTCATTAAAGACAGCATCATCATGGGTGCCGACGATTACGAGAGCTCCACTCGCCAACAAACCGCCGCCGCTCAGGGCAAACCGCCCGTCGGAATCGGTGCTGGCAGCGTGGTCCAAGGCGCGATCCTGGACAAAAATTGCCGCGTCGGCAAAAACGTACGGATCGTCAATGATTCGAACGTCCAAGAGAGCGACACGCACGAAGAGTGCCCGGTCCGCGACGGGATTCCGATCGTCTGCAAAAACGCATCGCTCCCCGACGGTTGGAAGCTATCGTAA
- a CDS encoding Tex family protein → MAAKNEVAFDRKQTIQAIAAELNVPPRQIEAAVDLLDEGNTIPFIARYRKEATGGLDEIALRAIEDALEKAMALASRKATVLKTIDEQGKLTAVLRRQIESCTDLQTLEILYLPYKPKRRTRATVARQKGLQPLADLLLDPSASKKSKDEILAEFVNAELEVPDREAALQGALDIVAEQWSENAETRTWMTKQAFATGRITSQVRRGKKDQADKFEQYTDHREPAKKIPSHRLLAMMRGDSEGVLRIGVELDDDHLLRDLKPKLVPGRQSPFQKELLATVDDCYQRLLMPATESSVLQTLKQQADEEAIAVFGKNLHELLMSPPAGPRVTIGIDPGFRTGCKVAVVDGTGKFLTNTTIYPTPPKSDLAGAGATLLKLIQKLNVELIAIGNGTASRETDAFVGDLIKKHKLAVTKVMVSESGASIYSASELAGKEFPDLDITVRGAICIARRLQDPLAELVKTDPKSIGVGQYQHDVNQSQLRKCLDRVVESCVNNVGVDLNMASVPLLSHVAGIGPKLAENIVEYRNANGRFTDRKQLTKVPKLGKKAFEQAAGFLRIRDGKQPLDNSAVHPESYPIVDRMAKRLGADPKTLVGNATLSQKLKPEEFVDDKVGIPTIADIISELGKPGRDPRSEFKVAQFDDTVNDIEDLKPGLVLEGVITNVTHFGAFIDIGVHQDGLIHISQLSDTYVEDPSDVVSVGDVVKVKVLEIDIPRKRISVTRKF, encoded by the coding sequence ATGGCAGCAAAAAACGAAGTGGCATTTGATCGCAAGCAAACGATTCAGGCAATCGCTGCGGAGTTGAACGTTCCCCCTCGGCAGATCGAAGCGGCGGTCGACCTGTTGGACGAAGGCAATACGATCCCATTTATCGCTCGGTACCGCAAAGAGGCGACCGGCGGGCTGGACGAAATCGCGCTGCGAGCGATCGAAGACGCTTTGGAAAAAGCGATGGCGTTGGCGTCGCGGAAAGCGACGGTGCTCAAGACGATCGATGAACAGGGAAAACTGACCGCCGTGCTGCGTCGGCAAATCGAATCGTGCACCGACCTGCAAACGCTCGAAATCCTCTACCTTCCCTACAAACCAAAGCGTCGCACGCGAGCGACCGTTGCCAGACAGAAGGGCTTGCAACCGCTGGCCGATCTGCTGCTCGATCCCTCGGCATCGAAGAAGTCCAAAGACGAAATCCTCGCGGAGTTTGTCAACGCGGAACTCGAGGTCCCCGATCGCGAAGCCGCACTGCAAGGGGCGTTGGATATCGTCGCCGAACAGTGGTCCGAAAACGCCGAGACCCGCACCTGGATGACCAAGCAGGCGTTTGCAACCGGGCGAATCACGTCGCAGGTTCGCCGCGGCAAAAAGGACCAGGCCGACAAGTTCGAACAATACACCGACCACCGTGAACCGGCCAAGAAGATCCCCTCGCACCGACTGCTGGCGATGATGCGAGGCGATTCCGAAGGCGTTCTGCGGATCGGAGTCGAACTGGACGACGACCATCTGCTGCGCGACCTGAAACCCAAACTGGTTCCGGGCCGCCAATCGCCGTTTCAAAAAGAGCTGCTGGCGACTGTCGACGATTGTTACCAACGTCTGCTGATGCCCGCCACCGAATCGAGCGTTCTGCAAACGCTGAAACAACAAGCCGATGAAGAAGCGATCGCCGTCTTTGGCAAGAACCTTCACGAACTGTTGATGTCGCCTCCCGCTGGCCCTCGCGTGACGATCGGCATCGACCCCGGCTTCCGCACCGGATGCAAAGTCGCTGTTGTCGACGGAACGGGCAAGTTCCTGACGAACACGACGATCTACCCCACGCCTCCCAAGAGCGACCTGGCCGGCGCTGGGGCAACGCTGCTGAAACTGATCCAGAAACTTAACGTCGAATTAATCGCGATCGGCAACGGCACGGCGTCGCGCGAGACCGATGCGTTTGTCGGCGACCTGATCAAAAAACATAAACTGGCGGTGACAAAGGTCATGGTCAGCGAATCGGGCGCCTCGATCTATTCAGCGAGCGAATTGGCGGGCAAGGAGTTCCCCGACCTCGACATCACCGTCCGCGGCGCGATCTGCATCGCTCGGCGGTTGCAGGATCCGCTGGCCGAATTGGTCAAGACCGATCCCAAATCGATCGGCGTCGGCCAATACCAACACGACGTCAATCAATCGCAGCTGCGAAAGTGTTTGGACCGCGTCGTCGAATCGTGCGTCAATAACGTTGGCGTCGACTTAAATATGGCCAGCGTCCCGCTGCTGTCGCACGTCGCCGGGATCGGTCCCAAATTGGCCGAGAACATCGTCGAATATCGCAACGCCAACGGTCGCTTCACCGATCGCAAGCAATTGACCAAAGTCCCGAAACTGGGGAAGAAGGCGTTTGAACAAGCTGCCGGATTCTTGCGGATTCGCGATGGCAAACAGCCGCTCGATAATTCGGCAGTGCATCCCGAGAGCTACCCGATCGTCGACCGGATGGCGAAGCGATTGGGAGCCGATCCGAAAACGCTAGTCGGCAACGCGACGCTCAGCCAAAAACTGAAGCCCGAAGAGTTTGTCGACGACAAAGTGGGCATCCCCACGATCGCCGACATCATCAGCGAACTGGGTAAACCGGGCCGCGATCCACGCAGCGAATTTAAAGTCGCTCAGTTCGACGATACCGTCAACGACATCGAGGACCTCAAGCCGGGATTGGTTCTCGAAGGAGTGATCACCAACGTCACCCACTTCGGCGCCTTCATCGATATCGGCGTCCATCAAGACGGCCTGATCCATATCTCCCAGCTATCGGACACCTACGTCGAAGACCCCAGCGATGTCGTGTCGGTCGGCGACGTGGTGAAGGTCAAAGTCCTCGAAATCGACATCCCGCGGAAACGAATCTCCGTCACGCGAAAGTTCTAG
- a CDS encoding DUF1559 domain-containing protein translates to MFSKKRVGFTLVELLVVIAIIGILVGLLLPAVQAAREAARRMQCGNNLKQLGLAVHNYADSNREQFPIGTRHEDPANTPVAAAWSGGAHRKGSVLVKILPFVEQAPLYDQLDFVGDIHAQLDALGYNGTSGTRMGVYTCPSDGTTGNTLSGAHQFYNYGKNMGNQVMPGQFGCNIYPDAGGNPAVLGGNMYGSGTTGHGSTNTQANISGVFSRFSWAARFADITDGTANTILFGEIIPSCGDHHRSGWYSTNSLWTATTGPINFNTCGWQQVPNNASNCNDYRVWQTSQAFKSQHPGGAQFALCDGSVRFLPETIDYATYQQLGSRNDGQSVRVP, encoded by the coding sequence ATGTTTTCTAAGAAACGCGTCGGTTTCACGTTAGTGGAACTACTGGTGGTGATCGCGATCATCGGCATTTTGGTGGGGCTGCTTTTGCCGGCGGTCCAGGCGGCTCGGGAAGCTGCCCGCAGAATGCAATGTGGCAACAACTTGAAGCAGTTGGGATTGGCGGTCCACAACTATGCTGATTCGAATCGGGAGCAGTTCCCGATCGGGACACGGCATGAAGATCCTGCCAACACGCCGGTCGCGGCAGCTTGGTCCGGTGGAGCGCACCGCAAGGGATCGGTCCTCGTCAAGATCCTCCCCTTCGTGGAGCAGGCACCGCTCTACGATCAACTGGACTTTGTCGGCGACATCCACGCTCAGTTGGATGCCTTGGGATACAACGGCACTAGCGGCACAAGGATGGGCGTCTACACCTGCCCTTCCGACGGCACCACAGGCAACACACTCTCTGGAGCCCATCAGTTTTATAACTACGGGAAGAACATGGGCAACCAAGTTATGCCCGGTCAGTTCGGTTGCAACATCTATCCCGATGCTGGCGGGAACCCAGCTGTGTTGGGAGGCAACATGTACGGCAGTGGGACGACAGGGCATGGATCGACAAATACCCAGGCCAACATCTCGGGAGTCTTTTCGCGGTTCAGTTGGGCGGCGAGGTTTGCTGACATAACCGACGGTACTGCTAACACCATTTTGTTTGGTGAGATCATTCCTAGTTGTGGCGACCATCACCGCAGTGGATGGTACAGCACCAATTCGTTGTGGACCGCGACGACTGGACCGATCAACTTCAACACCTGTGGTTGGCAACAGGTTCCCAACAACGCATCGAACTGCAACGACTACCGCGTCTGGCAGACATCGCAAGCGTTTAAGTCGCAGCATCCCGGTGGTGCCCAGTTCGCATTATGCGATGGATCGGTTCGCTTTCTGCCCGAAACGATCGACTACGCAACCTATCAACAGCTAGGTTCGCGAAACGATGGCCAATCGGTGCGGGTTCCTTAA
- a CDS encoding AMP-binding protein has translation MSLIEQLLANAVEHPTALAWIDVLDHASTRYHSWSDIGIQTLQAAERMAAWGISPGQHVAILCDNSRQLVVLLGALRLVGLYSDADHPPRSAVDIVIDVRLPDSHVARLIEHCDARFVLIGSTHCDRSIPMPTDCRAIAVDTICSPQHATAADAATLQLAGDWAANLDPTQTEAIMYTSGTTADPKGVVLSHGNLASNAAGKLAAVPQQPDDRRLTLLPISHAYARTCDVGTWILSRSVLAADNGYRGLLRLAPVVRPTAMNVVPHLAEKIAHVARAAETPQQGLASLGLDRLRLLGCGGAAMPAGTFKDYSDWGITVIQGYGLTESSPVICSATPQDAAPGVVGRPVAGVQLKLDARGQILCRGTGLAKTYYKQDAAMAARMDDGWLQTGDLGRLDAEGRLQVLGRIDDLIVLSTGRKVMPAEIESRICQLPGITHAIVSGNGQPVLTAWIATEPAPLTEADAARWLGKIADRLSDLPTHAIPRVVRAIDVPLAVERGTLTAKGTVRRSVVMSQLEPV, from the coding sequence ATGTCTTTGATTGAGCAACTGTTAGCCAATGCAGTCGAACACCCCACTGCCTTGGCTTGGATCGACGTGCTCGATCACGCATCGACCCGCTACCACAGCTGGTCGGACATCGGCATTCAAACACTCCAGGCCGCCGAGCGTATGGCGGCCTGGGGAATCTCCCCCGGCCAGCATGTCGCGATCCTGTGCGACAACAGCCGCCAGTTGGTCGTCCTGCTGGGAGCACTGCGGTTAGTCGGTCTCTATTCCGACGCCGATCATCCGCCACGCAGCGCCGTCGACATCGTGATCGATGTGCGGTTGCCCGATTCTCATGTCGCGCGGTTGATTGAACATTGCGACGCTCGGTTTGTCTTGATCGGCTCGACGCATTGCGACAGGTCGATCCCCATGCCCACCGATTGCCGCGCGATCGCCGTCGATACGATCTGTTCCCCGCAGCATGCCACTGCGGCAGACGCCGCGACGCTTCAGCTCGCCGGCGACTGGGCGGCCAATCTCGACCCGACACAGACCGAAGCGATCATGTACACGTCGGGAACAACCGCCGATCCCAAAGGCGTTGTTCTGTCGCACGGCAACCTCGCCAGCAACGCCGCTGGAAAACTAGCCGCCGTGCCGCAGCAACCCGACGACCGGCGGCTGACCCTGCTGCCGATCTCCCATGCCTATGCCCGCACCTGCGACGTGGGGACTTGGATTCTCAGCCGATCGGTGCTCGCTGCCGACAACGGTTACCGGGGGCTTTTGCGTTTGGCGCCGGTGGTTCGGCCGACCGCGATGAACGTGGTTCCGCACCTTGCCGAAAAGATCGCTCACGTCGCTCGAGCTGCCGAAACGCCTCAGCAAGGACTCGCTAGTCTTGGACTGGATCGGTTGCGGCTGTTGGGATGTGGCGGCGCCGCGATGCCCGCGGGAACGTTTAAGGACTACAGCGACTGGGGAATCACTGTCATTCAAGGTTACGGCCTGACCGAATCCTCCCCCGTGATCTGCTCTGCGACTCCCCAGGATGCCGCCCCCGGCGTGGTCGGTCGCCCAGTAGCTGGCGTCCAACTGAAGCTGGACGCTCGGGGGCAGATCCTCTGCCGCGGCACGGGGCTCGCAAAAACTTATTACAAGCAAGACGCTGCGATGGCCGCGCGGATGGATGATGGTTGGTTGCAGACCGGCGACTTGGGACGCCTGGACGCGGAGGGACGCTTGCAGGTCCTCGGGCGGATCGACGACCTGATCGTGCTCAGTACGGGGCGGAAGGTGATGCCAGCGGAGATCGAATCGCGGATCTGCCAATTGCCTGGGATCACGCATGCGATCGTTTCGGGAAATGGCCAGCCGGTTTTGACCGCCTGGATCGCAACCGAGCCCGCTCCGTTGACCGAGGCCGATGCGGCTCGGTGGCTGGGAAAAATCGCCGACCGATTGAGCGATCTGCCGACGCATGCGATCCCACGCGTCGTCCGAGCGATCGACGTTCCGTTGGCGGTGGAGCGCGGAACGTTGACGGCCAAGGGGACCGTTCGACGCAGCGTCGTGATGTCGCAGTTGGAACCCGTGTAG
- a CDS encoding carboxypeptidase-like regulatory domain-containing protein, with translation MPVSGSVSYQGKPVDGASITFLAGDGGGRSASGTTDSQGAFQLTTFSTSDGALPGDYTVTIAKMESKIGGDMDASNPGADYNQMMAAAGSNNLAKLQKAILPEKYADATKSGLKRSVVDGQANEFAFELGD, from the coding sequence GTGCCTGTTTCGGGAAGTGTTTCTTATCAGGGGAAGCCAGTCGATGGAGCCTCGATAACCTTTCTGGCCGGCGACGGGGGAGGACGGTCGGCTAGCGGAACTACCGATTCGCAAGGTGCGTTCCAGCTGACGACATTCTCGACGAGCGATGGAGCCTTGCCGGGAGACTACACGGTGACGATCGCCAAGATGGAATCGAAAATCGGTGGCGATATGGATGCCAGCAATCCGGGCGCCGACTACAACCAGATGATGGCTGCTGCGGGATCCAACAATTTGGCGAAGCTTCAGAAAGCAATCTTGCCCGAGAAATACGCCGACGCGACGAAGTCGGGCTTGAAGCGGAGCGTCGTCGATGGGCAAGCCAATGAGTTTGCCTTTGAATTGGGCGATTGA